A portion of the Hoylesella buccalis ATCC 35310 genome contains these proteins:
- the hutH gene encoding histidine ammonia-lyase, translating to MIHKISAAHLTIEEVGAILENHATLELSDDARQRIVRCRKYLDKKIAESDVPIYGVTTGFGSLCNVSVDKDRLAQLQVNLIMSHACGVGSRVPNDIVKIMLFLKAQSLSYGYSGCQVETVERLIDFFNNDIYPVVYTQGSLGASGDLVPLAHLCLPLLGMGEVEYKGERMSGKALLQKMNWEPIQLASKEGLALLNGTQNMNAYAVWAVLQSERLCDWADKIGVMSLEAYDGRIEPFTHAVHAVRPHKGQIDTAAHIRELLEGSELIKQPKVNVQDPYSFRCMPQVHGASKDTLAYVRSVIEIELNAATDNPTVCPDDDLVISAGNFHGEPIAQPMDFLAIALCELSNISERRIYKLISGTRNLPSFLVAKPGLNSGFMIPQYAAASIVSQSKMYCTPASVDSIPSSQGQEDHVSMGANAATKLYQVVLNTERVLAIELFNAAQALEFRRPLKSSPAIEAIYAAYRKVVPFIENDEFMSPHIAQSVEFLRK from the coding sequence ATGATACACAAAATTAGCGCAGCACACCTCACGATTGAAGAGGTGGGAGCGATTTTAGAAAACCATGCTACTTTAGAATTATCTGATGACGCACGTCAACGAATTGTGCGCTGTCGCAAATATTTAGACAAGAAAATTGCCGAGTCGGACGTTCCTATTTATGGCGTTACCACAGGCTTCGGTTCATTGTGCAACGTGTCGGTAGACAAAGACCGGCTGGCTCAGTTGCAAGTAAACCTCATCATGTCGCACGCTTGCGGCGTGGGCAGCAGGGTGCCAAATGACATTGTAAAGATTATGCTCTTTCTCAAAGCGCAGTCTTTGAGTTATGGCTATTCTGGCTGTCAGGTAGAGACAGTTGAGCGATTGATTGACTTCTTCAACAATGATATTTATCCCGTGGTCTATACGCAAGGCTCACTGGGTGCATCGGGCGACCTCGTTCCGTTGGCTCACCTTTGCTTGCCACTGTTAGGAATGGGCGAGGTAGAGTATAAAGGTGAACGAATGAGCGGCAAGGCGTTATTGCAAAAGATGAACTGGGAACCTATACAGTTGGCTTCCAAAGAAGGACTTGCCCTGCTCAACGGTACGCAGAACATGAACGCTTATGCCGTTTGGGCAGTGTTGCAGAGCGAGCGTCTCTGTGATTGGGCAGACAAGATTGGCGTAATGTCATTGGAAGCCTACGACGGACGTATCGAACCATTCACGCATGCCGTGCATGCTGTCCGTCCACACAAGGGACAGATAGACACCGCTGCACATATTCGAGAGCTGTTAGAGGGCAGTGAACTCATCAAGCAACCAAAGGTGAACGTGCAAGATCCCTATTCGTTCCGTTGTATGCCACAGGTGCATGGCGCATCAAAAGACACGTTGGCTTATGTGCGATCGGTCATTGAAATAGAGTTGAATGCGGCAACTGACAACCCAACTGTTTGTCCTGACGACGACTTGGTGATCTCTGCAGGCAACTTCCATGGCGAGCCTATCGCCCAACCTATGGACTTTTTGGCAATTGCCCTGTGCGAATTGAGCAACATCTCCGAGCGACGAATCTATAAGTTGATTTCGGGTACGCGCAATCTGCCCAGCTTCTTGGTGGCAAAGCCCGGTCTTAACAGTGGGTTCATGATACCACAATATGCCGCTGCTTCTATTGTCAGTCAAAGCAAGATGTACTGCACGCCAGCTTCGGTCGACAGCATTCCGTCGTCGCAGGGGCAGGAAGACCATGTAAGTATGGGTGCCAATGCAGCCACAAAGTTGTATCAGGTAGTGCTCAACACCGAGCGAGTGTTAGCTATCGAGCTGTTCAATGCAGCCCAAGCACTCGAGTTCCGTCGCCCATTGAAGTCGTCGCCAGCCATTGAGGCTATCTATGCGGCTTATCGCAAGGTGGTACCATTCATCGAAAACGATGAGTTTATGTCGCCACACATTGCGCAATCGGTAGAATTTTTAAGGAAATAA
- a CDS encoding urocanate hydratase: MTHEEFIADIRAGIPNTLPDPQPYDHTVNHAPKRKDILTPEEKKLALRNALRYFPKKFHATLAPEFLDELKTYGRIYMYRFRPTYDMHARHIDEYPHKCKQAAAIMMMIQNNLDKAVAQHPHELITYGGNGAVFQNWAQYRLVMKYLSEMTDEQTLVMYSGHPLGLFPSHKDAPRVVVTNGMVIPNYSKQDDWERDNALGVSQYGQMTAGSYMYIGPQGIVHGTTITVLNAARKVGGDNMKLFVTAGLGGMSGAQPKAGNIAGVVSVTAEINPLAANKRYEQGWVDELHDNLDELIPAIRKAVEEKRVVSMAYVGNIVDLWERLAEENIRVDLGSDQTSLHNPWAGGYYPVGMSLEESNRMMAEAPEQFKEKVRASLRRQVDAINKLTAKGMYFFDYGNAFLLEASRAGADILRKDGKFRYPSYVQDIMGPMFFDYGFGPFRWVCSSCDPKDLEVTDRLATEVLEEMRKTATKDIIGQLDDNIHWIKEAGKNHLVVGSQARILYADSVGRTKIALAFNEAVRKGEISQPVVLGRDHHDVSGTDSPFRETSNIYDGSQFCADMAIQNVIGDAFRGATWVSIHNGGGVGWGEVINGGFGMVVDGSEDANRHIREMLLWDVNNGIARRSWARNKGSIDAIQREMERTPGLKVTLPNFVDDSEIEKLNF, encoded by the coding sequence ATGACGCACGAAGAATTCATAGCGGACATTCGGGCAGGTATTCCTAACACCTTACCCGACCCACAACCGTATGACCATACGGTGAACCATGCACCTAAGAGAAAAGACATTCTTACACCAGAAGAAAAGAAGTTGGCATTGCGCAACGCATTGCGTTACTTCCCAAAGAAGTTTCATGCCACATTGGCACCAGAGTTTTTGGACGAGTTGAAGACTTATGGACGTATCTATATGTATCGTTTCCGTCCTACGTATGATATGCACGCTCGTCACATTGACGAATATCCACACAAATGCAAGCAGGCTGCCGCTATCATGATGATGATACAAAACAACTTGGATAAAGCAGTAGCGCAACATCCACACGAACTGATTACCTACGGAGGCAACGGCGCCGTGTTCCAAAACTGGGCGCAGTATCGACTTGTGATGAAGTATCTCAGCGAGATGACAGACGAGCAAACATTGGTGATGTACTCTGGTCATCCGCTTGGTTTATTCCCTTCGCATAAGGATGCGCCACGAGTGGTGGTGACGAACGGTATGGTGATTCCCAATTACTCTAAGCAGGACGATTGGGAGAGAGACAATGCACTCGGTGTGAGTCAGTACGGACAGATGACCGCAGGCTCGTATATGTATATTGGTCCACAGGGAATTGTGCATGGCACTACCATTACTGTGCTCAATGCGGCACGCAAGGTAGGTGGCGACAACATGAAACTGTTTGTCACGGCAGGTCTTGGCGGCATGTCGGGCGCACAGCCAAAGGCTGGCAACATCGCTGGCGTGGTGAGTGTGACTGCTGAAATCAACCCCTTGGCAGCTAACAAACGATACGAACAAGGATGGGTAGATGAACTACACGACAATCTTGACGAACTGATACCTGCTATCCGAAAAGCTGTCGAAGAAAAGCGCGTGGTGTCCATGGCATATGTTGGTAACATCGTTGACCTGTGGGAACGCCTTGCCGAAGAGAATATCCGTGTGGACTTGGGTAGCGACCAAACATCTTTGCACAACCCTTGGGCAGGTGGTTATTATCCAGTAGGCATGAGCTTGGAGGAGTCTAATCGCATGATGGCGGAAGCTCCCGAGCAGTTCAAGGAAAAGGTTCGGGCGTCATTGCGCCGTCAGGTAGATGCCATCAACAAGCTCACCGCAAAGGGAATGTACTTCTTCGATTACGGCAATGCCTTCCTCTTGGAGGCAAGTCGTGCAGGTGCTGACATCCTTCGCAAGGACGGTAAGTTCCGTTATCCTTCGTATGTGCAGGATATCATGGGACCGATGTTCTTCGATTATGGTTTCGGTCCATTCCGTTGGGTATGCTCATCGTGCGACCCGAAGGATTTGGAGGTAACCGACCGCTTGGCAACTGAGGTGCTGGAAGAAATGAGAAAAACTGCCACAAAAGATATTATCGGTCAGTTGGATGACAACATCCATTGGATTAAGGAAGCTGGCAAGAATCATTTGGTTGTAGGCTCTCAGGCTCGCATCCTCTATGCAGACAGTGTGGGCAGAACCAAGATAGCGTTGGCATTCAACGAGGCAGTGCGCAAAGGCGAAATCAGTCAGCCCGTTGTCCTTGGTCGTGATCATCACGATGTCTCTGGTACGGACTCTCCTTTCCGTGAAACCAGTAATATCTACGACGGTTCGCAATTCTGTGCCGACATGGCCATTCAAAATGTCATCGGCGACGCTTTCCGTGGTGCCACATGGGTTTCCATTCACAACGGTGGCGGCGTAGGCTGGGGCGAAGTAATCAATGGCGGCTTCGGTATGGTGGTCGATGGCAGCGAAGATGCGAATCGCCACATCCGCGAGATGCTTCTGTGGGATGTCAACAACGGTATCGCACGCCGTAGCTGGGCTCGCAACAAGGGTTCTATCGATGCCATTCAACGAGAAATGGAACGCACTCCCGGCTTGAAGGTAACCTTACCCAACTTCGTGGATGATAGCGAAATAGAGAAACTTAACTTCTAA
- the ftcD gene encoding glutamate formimidoyltransferase, with product MTQKQQIVECVPNFSEGRNMHVIKQITDEIERVKGVKLLDVDPGEATNRTVVTFVGSPDNVLEAAFQAVKKAAQLIDMRNHHGAHPRMGATDVCPLIPVAGITLEECAKLAQQLAERIANELNVPCYCYEAAARTPERKNLAVCRAGEYEALPEKMNDPAKAPDFGARPFDEGVARTGCTAVGARDFLIATNFNLNTTSTRRANAIAFDVREKGRPRREGNSPVGKPMKDEHGKTIMIPGTLKGTKAIGWYIDEYAIAQVSMNITDINATPLHVAFDEVCRCAQNRGIRVTGTEIVGLVPKRTLIDAGKYFLRKQNRSTGIPEEDILTIAIKSMGLDDLKPFNPREKVIEYLLEDDNKKAKLIDLTVKEFADETSRESPAPGGGTISAYMGALGATLGTMVANLSSHKAGWDDRWEEFSNWADKGQEIKVELMHLVDEDTEAFNRIMAAFGLPKKTDEDKAARSAAIQEATLYATQVPLHTMKAAYKVFELCKAMAQEGNPNSISDAGVGVLAARAAVLGAGLNVKINASGLKNREVADQLVGEANQLIDKANQAEVEIMKIVESKL from the coding sequence ATGACACAAAAACAACAAATCGTAGAGTGCGTCCCTAATTTTAGCGAGGGTCGCAACATGCATGTAATCAAGCAAATTACAGATGAGATTGAGCGCGTGAAGGGTGTTAAACTTTTAGATGTAGACCCGGGTGAGGCTACCAATAGAACGGTGGTGACGTTTGTCGGTTCGCCCGATAATGTATTAGAAGCTGCATTCCAAGCCGTGAAAAAGGCAGCCCAGCTCATTGATATGCGCAATCACCATGGAGCGCATCCACGAATGGGTGCCACAGACGTTTGTCCACTTATCCCAGTGGCTGGCATTACATTGGAAGAATGTGCAAAACTCGCACAGCAGTTGGCAGAGCGAATCGCCAACGAACTCAACGTACCTTGTTATTGTTACGAGGCTGCTGCACGGACGCCAGAGCGTAAGAACTTGGCTGTTTGCCGTGCAGGAGAATACGAGGCACTGCCAGAGAAGATGAATGACCCTGCCAAGGCACCCGACTTTGGTGCTCGCCCCTTTGACGAAGGTGTGGCACGCACAGGATGTACTGCCGTAGGCGCACGTGACTTTCTGATTGCTACCAATTTCAACCTCAATACAACCTCTACGCGTCGCGCCAATGCCATTGCTTTTGACGTGCGTGAGAAGGGACGTCCACGCCGAGAGGGCAACTCTCCTGTGGGTAAGCCCATGAAGGATGAGCATGGCAAAACCATCATGATTCCGGGTACCTTGAAAGGGACAAAGGCGATTGGGTGGTATATTGACGAATACGCCATTGCGCAGGTATCTATGAATATCACGGATATCAACGCCACTCCATTGCACGTTGCCTTTGATGAGGTTTGCCGTTGTGCGCAGAACCGAGGCATCCGTGTCACGGGAACGGAGATAGTAGGACTGGTTCCTAAACGTACATTGATAGATGCAGGCAAGTACTTCTTGCGGAAACAGAACCGCTCTACTGGTATTCCTGAAGAGGATATCTTGACCATCGCTATCAAGTCGATGGGATTGGACGACCTCAAACCGTTCAATCCTCGTGAGAAGGTCATTGAATACTTGTTGGAGGACGATAACAAGAAAGCCAAACTGATAGACCTTACCGTGAAGGAGTTTGCCGATGAGACTTCGCGCGAGTCTCCCGCTCCCGGTGGTGGAACCATCTCCGCTTATATGGGTGCATTAGGTGCTACCTTGGGAACGATGGTTGCCAACCTGTCAAGTCACAAGGCAGGATGGGACGATCGCTGGGAAGAGTTCAGCAACTGGGCAGACAAAGGACAGGAAATCAAGGTAGAGCTGATGCACCTTGTCGACGAAGATACCGAGGCTTTCAACCGCATCATGGCTGCCTTTGGCTTGCCTAAGAAGACGGACGAGGACAAAGCTGCCCGTTCCGCAGCAATTCAAGAAGCTACTCTTTATGCCACACAGGTACCTCTTCACACCATGAAGGCTGCCTATAAAGTGTTTGAACTCTGTAAGGCGATGGCACAAGAAGGCAACCCCAACAGCATTTCGGATGCTGGTGTGGGCGTGTTGGCTGCCCGTGCTGCCGTTTTGGGAGCAGGACTCAATGTTAAGATTAACGCCTCTGGACTGAAAAATCGTGAGGTAGCTGACCAGTTGGTGGGCGAGGCTAACCAACTCATTGACAAGGCAAACCAAGCCGAAGTAGAGATTATGAAAATAGTAGAAAGTAAATTATAA
- a CDS encoding ATP-dependent helicase, which translates to MKDLLSQLNQEQRLAVTYNDGPQLVIAGAGSGKTRVLTYKIAYLVQQGLKPWSILALTFTNKAANEMKQRIAQLIGQETARYIQMGTFHSIFSRILRIEADAIGYTSGFTIYDESDSRSLLKTIIKEMGLDDKQYRPASVHAIISKAKNQLIMPRDYSSRSEFMNRDRNSRMPELHPVYEAYVQRCRKANAMDFDDLLVLTHQLLKEHEDIRQKYCQRFQYVLVDEYQDTNYAQQCIVWLLTKEHRHICVVGDDAQSIYGFRGANIDNILDFQQIYEGSRLFKLQQNYRSTQKIVQAANSLIKHNERQIPKDVFSENDEGEKIIFKPVYSDKEEAFVVCKDIKRIARQENAHYSDFAILYRTNAQSRSFEEEMRKQNIPYRIYGGLSFYQRKEIKDIIAYFRLVVNPDDEEAFKRIINYPTRGIGNVTIQKIADSARNHAVSFWQVISDPAQYLQGVNQGTLGKINRFKELIEGYILKASNTDVYQLGNEIMKTSGFIADIYSNSDPEGLARQENVEELLAGMQDFCESKKEEGRENEIYLTDYLQEVALLTDLDSDDGEESRVSLMTVHAAKGLEFPTVFIVGLEENIFPSPLSMGSMREMEEERRLLYVAITRAEKHCIMTSAKNRWRFGKMEFDTPSRFIKDIDSRFIHIESEFEVEASDDSFHTPYSRSSFSGDVNRRYSDRMQNSRPVASQFQADVKPKITSIQRPVQAVDPFSSSFKRQLQQAGGNFKRVTDAMTNGGRTVAASTSSPDASGLQEGCTIEHQRFGIGTVLRLEGDGENRKATVAFRNAGTKQLLLKFARFKVLS; encoded by the coding sequence ATGAAAGATTTATTGTCGCAATTAAACCAAGAACAGCGCTTGGCTGTTACTTATAACGACGGTCCACAACTGGTTATCGCAGGTGCTGGGTCGGGCAAGACGCGTGTGTTGACTTACAAAATAGCTTATTTGGTACAACAAGGTTTGAAGCCCTGGTCCATCTTAGCATTGACGTTTACCAACAAAGCGGCTAACGAGATGAAGCAGCGCATCGCACAGTTGATTGGGCAAGAGACAGCCAGATACATCCAAATGGGGACTTTTCACTCCATTTTTTCTCGCATTTTACGCATTGAGGCTGACGCCATTGGCTACACTTCGGGCTTTACCATCTATGACGAAAGTGACTCTCGGTCGCTGCTCAAAACCATCATCAAGGAAATGGGGCTCGACGACAAGCAGTACAGGCCAGCCAGCGTACATGCCATTATCAGCAAAGCCAAAAACCAACTCATCATGCCTCGCGATTATTCCAGTAGATCAGAATTCATGAATCGCGACCGAAACAGTCGCATGCCCGAGCTTCATCCCGTTTACGAGGCTTATGTACAGCGATGCCGTAAGGCCAATGCCATGGACTTTGACGACTTGCTTGTTCTGACCCACCAGTTGCTGAAAGAGCATGAAGACATCCGACAAAAATATTGCCAGCGCTTTCAATATGTGCTGGTTGACGAATATCAAGACACCAACTATGCCCAGCAATGCATCGTATGGCTGCTGACCAAAGAACATCGTCACATCTGCGTGGTGGGCGATGACGCGCAAAGTATCTACGGATTTCGTGGAGCCAACATCGATAACATCTTGGATTTCCAACAGATATACGAAGGTTCGCGCCTCTTCAAGCTACAGCAAAACTACCGATCTACACAGAAAATCGTGCAGGCAGCCAATAGCTTAATCAAGCACAACGAACGGCAAATACCCAAAGATGTGTTCAGTGAGAACGATGAGGGGGAGAAGATTATCTTTAAACCCGTTTACTCAGATAAGGAAGAGGCATTCGTGGTTTGCAAGGACATCAAGCGTATTGCCAGACAAGAGAACGCACACTACAGCGACTTTGCTATCTTGTACCGAACAAACGCACAAAGCCGAAGTTTCGAGGAGGAGATGCGAAAGCAAAACATTCCATACCGAATCTATGGCGGCTTGAGCTTTTATCAGCGCAAGGAGATTAAAGACATCATCGCTTATTTTCGTTTGGTCGTCAATCCTGATGATGAAGAGGCTTTCAAGCGCATCATCAATTACCCAACCAGAGGCATCGGGAATGTGACAATCCAAAAGATAGCCGACTCGGCACGCAACCATGCGGTGAGTTTCTGGCAGGTCATATCCGATCCTGCACAATATCTCCAGGGGGTGAATCAAGGCACACTTGGCAAAATCAATCGATTTAAAGAACTCATAGAGGGATATATCTTAAAAGCCTCTAACACAGACGTATATCAGTTGGGCAATGAGATTATGAAGACAAGTGGATTCATTGCCGACATCTATTCCAACAGCGATCCAGAAGGATTGGCCCGACAAGAGAACGTAGAAGAGTTGTTGGCGGGTATGCAAGATTTCTGTGAAAGCAAGAAAGAAGAGGGTAGAGAAAACGAAATTTATCTCACTGACTATCTTCAGGAGGTTGCTTTGCTCACTGATTTGGACAGCGATGATGGCGAAGAGAGTAGGGTGTCACTGATGACCGTGCATGCCGCCAAGGGACTGGAGTTTCCCACCGTCTTCATCGTGGGACTGGAAGAAAACATTTTTCCAAGTCCGCTGTCGATGGGCTCGATGCGCGAGATGGAGGAAGAACGCCGTTTGCTCTATGTGGCCATCACCCGAGCAGAGAAGCATTGTATCATGACGAGTGCCAAAAACCGATGGCGATTTGGCAAGATGGAGTTTGATACGCCAAGTAGATTTATCAAAGACATTGATTCACGTTTTATACACATAGAATCCGAATTCGAAGTCGAAGCGTCCGATGATTCATTCCATACGCCTTACAGTAGAAGCTCCTTCTCGGGCGATGTTAATCGTCGATATAGTGACCGCATGCAGAACTCTAGACCTGTGGCCAGCCAATTCCAAGCCGATGTCAAACCAAAAATCACCTCTATTCAGCGTCCCGTGCAGGCGGTTGACCCGTTCTCATCCTCCTTTAAGCGCCAACTCCAACAGGCAGGTGGGAACTTTAAGCGGGTAACTGATGCCATGACCAACGGTGGACGAACAGTAGCAGCCTCTACCTCCAGTCCTGATGCCTCAGGCTTGCAAGAGGGCTGCACCATTGAGCACCAGCGTTTCGGCATTGGCACCGTACTCAGATTGGAGGGTGATGGCGAGAACCGAAAAGCCACCGTGGCCTTCAGAAATGCGGGAACCAAGCAGTTGTTATTAAAGTTTGCTCGATTCAAGGTGCTGTCATAG
- the mtgA gene encoding monofunctional biosynthetic peptidoglycan transglycosylase translates to MKKIASFFRWAIVLFLATSILTVVAYRFIPVYITPLMVIRCFEKGELKMHHHWVAMDDISRHMPVAVMASEDQRFLLHHGFDYNAIEKAAVHNIKNKTGKKRGASTITQQTAKNVFLWPGRSWVRKGFEVYFTALIELIWSKQRIMEVYLNSIEMGDMIYGVDAVARYHFGKTASDLSRSECALIAATLPNPIRFSSKAPSGYVRLRQRKIEHEMKFIPSFPKEGEDIDPNTTKGGIYHKKR, encoded by the coding sequence ATGAAGAAAATCGCATCATTTTTTCGTTGGGCTATTGTCCTCTTTTTGGCAACATCAATCCTCACTGTTGTCGCCTACCGGTTCATACCCGTCTACATAACCCCCTTGATGGTGATTCGATGCTTCGAGAAAGGAGAACTCAAGATGCATCACCATTGGGTGGCAATGGACGATATTTCACGACACATGCCTGTTGCTGTGATGGCCAGTGAGGACCAACGGTTCTTGTTGCACCATGGTTTTGACTACAATGCCATCGAGAAAGCTGCGGTTCATAACATCAAAAACAAGACGGGAAAGAAGCGTGGAGCAAGCACAATTACGCAACAAACGGCAAAAAACGTATTTCTTTGGCCTGGTCGTTCGTGGGTTAGAAAAGGTTTTGAAGTTTACTTCACCGCACTCATTGAGTTGATATGGAGCAAACAACGCATCATGGAGGTGTACTTGAATTCCATCGAAATGGGGGACATGATTTATGGAGTGGATGCCGTAGCACGCTATCATTTCGGAAAAACAGCCAGTGATCTGTCGCGATCAGAATGCGCACTCATCGCTGCGACACTGCCAAACCCCATTCGATTCAGCAGCAAAGCCCCCAGTGGGTATGTCCGGTTAAGACAAAGAAAGATAGAGCATGAGATGAAATTCATTCCGTCATTCCCAAAAGAAGGAGAGGATATTGATCCAAACACCACTAAAGGAGGCATCTACCACAAGAAAAGATGA
- a CDS encoding OmpA family protein has protein sequence MKKMKFMTLALCLLTVFSCSTKQGTGALAGAGGGAALGAIIGKIAGNAGVGAAIGGAVGAGAGAMIGRHMDKVAQETAAQVENAKVEEVKDKNGLDAVKVTFDSGILFASSKANLNQTSKNELAKFSTVLKKNKDCHIDVYGHTDSTGNDGINIPLSNDRARSVVNYLKSCGVPSSQFQNVVGQGSTQPVADNGTKAGRQLNRRVEVFLYASPAMVEAANAGTLN, from the coding sequence ATGAAGAAAATGAAATTTATGACATTGGCTCTTTGCCTTTTAACCGTCTTTAGTTGTTCTACAAAACAGGGAACCGGAGCTTTGGCAGGTGCTGGCGGTGGTGCCGCTTTAGGAGCCATTATTGGCAAGATAGCTGGTAACGCTGGCGTTGGAGCAGCCATTGGTGGCGCGGTAGGAGCTGGCGCTGGTGCTATGATTGGCCGTCACATGGATAAAGTAGCGCAAGAAACAGCTGCACAAGTGGAGAATGCTAAGGTAGAAGAGGTGAAAGATAAAAACGGCCTTGATGCCGTAAAGGTTACCTTTGACAGCGGCATTTTGTTCGCCAGCAGCAAGGCTAATTTAAATCAAACCAGCAAGAATGAGTTGGCAAAGTTCTCTACCGTTTTGAAGAAAAACAAGGATTGCCACATTGATGTTTATGGGCATACCGACTCAACCGGTAATGACGGCATCAACATTCCATTGAGTAACGATCGTGCCCGCAGCGTGGTGAACTATCTCAAGAGCTGTGGCGTTCCGTCCAGTCAGTTCCAGAATGTGGTAGGACAGGGCAGTACACAGCCCGTGGCCGACAATGGCACCAAGGCTGGGCGACAGCTTAACCGCCGCGTGGAGGTATTCCTCTATGCCAGTCCGGCTATGGTTGAAGCTGCAAATGCTGGAACTCTTAACTAA